A window of the Cheilinus undulatus linkage group 21, ASM1832078v1, whole genome shotgun sequence genome harbors these coding sequences:
- the rpl23 gene encoding 60S ribosomal protein L23, which yields MSKRGRGGSSGAKFRISLGLPVGAVINCADNTGAKNLYIISVKGIKGRLNRLPAAGVGDMVMATVKKGKPELRKKVHPAVVIRQRKSYRRKDGVFLYFEDNAGVIVNNKGEMKGSAITGPVAKECADLWPRIASNAGSIA from the exons ATGTCTAAGAGAG GACGTGGAGGTTCGTCCGGAGCCAAGTTCCGCATCTCGCTGGGTCTCCCAGTGGGAGCGGTCATCAACTGCGCAGACAACACAG GTGCCAAGAACCTGTACATCATCTCTGTGAAGGGCATCAAGGGACGTCTGAACCGTCTGCCTGCTGCAGGAGTTGGTGACATGGTCATGGCTACCGTGAAGAAAGGCAAACCAGAGCTCAGGAAGAAGG TGCATCCTGCGGTGGTGATACGGCAGCGGAAGTCGTATCGACGAAAAGACGGCGTGTTTCTCTACTTTGAAGACAATGCGGGGGTCATAGTGAACAACAAAGGAGAAATGAAAG GCTCGGCCATCACCGGCCCCGTGGCCAAGGAGTGTGCCGACCTTTGGCCCAGGATCGCCTCAAACGCAGGCAGCATAGCCTGA
- the si:dkey-283b1.7 gene encoding von Willebrand factor C domain-containing protein 2-like: MVLRPLALLLLLLLLLPRDPVPAEFSSKTDLDYEFGDYRGKWCIDDHGFVYGIGEIYYPSPSACPCTCTVDGPVCVRPKCPRIHPRCTRIRYKSCCPVCEAMARVCVYGGKTYRLLEEFRLSRCERCRCEANREVYCSISDCPAPHCVNPTYEPNHCCPICKSGPNCFAGNRVISAGERVNIDERTVCFCTYRDGTWHTHPHATCEQRPLPSPTPSVSTEAPREEEARGRGGSAYIPRLDVIP; encoded by the exons ATGGTCCTCCGGCCCCTcgcgctcctcctcctcctcctcctgctgctccctCGCGACCCGGTCCCGGCGGAGTTCTCGTCAAAGACCGATCTGGACTATGAGTTCGGGGACTACCGGGGGAAGTGGTGCATCGACGATCACGGCTTCGTGTACGGGATAGGAGAGATCTACTACCCGAGCCCCTCCGCGTGTCCGTGCACGTGCACGGTGGACGGCCCGGTGTGCGTGCGCCCCAAATGTCCCCGCATCCATCCCCGGTGCACGCGCATCAGGTACAAGAGCTGCTGCCCGGTGTGTGAGGCCATGGCCCGGGTGTGTGTGTACGGCGGGAAAACCTACCGCCTGCTGGAGGAGTTCAGG TTGTCGAGGTGTGAGCGATGTCGCTGTGAGGCCAACAGAGAGGTGTACTGCAGCATCTCAGACTGCCCCGCCCCTCACTGCGTCAACCCGACCTACGAGCCCAACCACTGCTGCCCCATCTGTAAGAGCG GCCCAAACTGCTTTGCGGGGAACAGGGTGATCTCAGCGGGGGAGCGCGTGAACATCGACGAGCGGACGGTTTGTTTCTGCACCTACAGAGACGGGACGTGGCACACGCACCCGCACGCCACCTGCGAACAGCGCCCCCTACCCAGCCCCACACCCAGCGTGAGCACCGAGGCCCCACGGGAGGAGGAGGCCAGGGGCCGAGGGGGAAGCGCCTACATCCCTAGACTGGACGTGATCCCATGA